The following are encoded in a window of Haloarcula laminariae genomic DNA:
- a CDS encoding NUDIX hydrolase — MGEPLAGRFEPRTGAKALVTAEDAVLLVQERHADGSPFWTLPGGGVCDHECPAEGLERELAEELDCRARIDDPVSTFWYAHDSLAAPLSVYTVFDCSLLSEPAPNPDEGVFEAKWVEPEALPPATLPQVRYLCSDAVASD, encoded by the coding sequence ATGGGTGAGCCACTCGCCGGGCGGTTCGAGCCGCGAACGGGCGCGAAGGCGCTGGTGACCGCTGAGGACGCCGTGTTGCTCGTACAGGAGCGCCACGCCGACGGCTCGCCGTTCTGGACGCTCCCCGGCGGCGGCGTCTGCGACCACGAGTGCCCCGCCGAGGGACTCGAGCGGGAGCTGGCGGAGGAACTCGACTGTCGGGCGCGAATCGACGACCCCGTCTCGACGTTCTGGTACGCCCACGACAGCCTGGCCGCGCCGCTGTCGGTGTACACGGTGTTCGACTGCTCGCTGCTCTCCGAGCCGGCGCCAAACCCCGACGAGGGGGTCTTCGAGGCCAAGTGGGTCGAGCCCGAGGCGCTGCCGCCGGCGACGCTCCCGCAGGTCCGCTATCTCTGTTCGGACGCCGTCGCGAGCGACTAG
- a CDS encoding DUF367 family protein, whose protein sequence is MDLHVRYEGDDDPDKCSARKLARFDLAELHRATRSTPPGIVLNPFADQALSPADAPTAGDGARHGRLVALDCSWETAEREAFDLQGVHRSLPFLVAGNPVNYGTPFQLNTVEAFAGALCILGERAQAEEILSKFSWGHTFLELNEEPLKRYADCADSAEVVAVQDDYLVEE, encoded by the coding sequence GTGGACCTGCACGTTCGCTACGAGGGCGACGACGACCCCGACAAATGCAGCGCCCGGAAGCTGGCCCGGTTCGACCTGGCCGAACTCCACCGAGCGACCCGCTCGACGCCGCCGGGCATCGTCCTCAACCCCTTCGCCGACCAGGCGCTCTCGCCCGCCGACGCGCCGACCGCGGGCGACGGCGCCCGCCACGGGCGGCTGGTCGCGCTGGACTGCTCCTGGGAGACCGCCGAGCGGGAGGCGTTCGACCTCCAGGGCGTCCACCGGTCGCTGCCCTTCCTCGTCGCGGGCAACCCCGTCAACTACGGGACCCCGTTCCAGCTAAACACCGTCGAGGCGTTCGCCGGCGCGCTCTGTATCCTCGGCGAGCGGGCCCAGGCCGAGGAGATACTCTCGAAGTTCTCCTGGGGCCACACCTTCCTCGAACTCAACGAGGAGCCCCTCAAACGGTACGCCGACTGCGCGGACTCGGCCGAGGTCGTCGCGGTGCAGGACGACTACCTCGTCGAGGAGTAG
- the serS gene encoding serine--tRNA ligase gives MLSRQFVRENPETVRDAIERKGVTGVDLDEVLAIDEEWRELKAKGDGLRQERNEVSSKIGELKQEGEEEAAQEAIERSSELKEELQQVEERADELESRLEDALLEIPNVPHESVPTGEDESDNVERYREGFADLRDLPEDVVPHYDLGEELDILDFERGAKVSGGGFQFVKGEGARLEHALVQFMLDVHREQGYSDVLPPIPVNSASMEGTGQLPKFDEDAYRVGARQDDDIDEDDLWLLPTAEVPVTNMYRDEILLDDDLPVKHQAFSPNFRREAGEHGTETRGYVRVHQFHKVELVNFVRPEDSYDRLEGLLDEASAVLDELDLPYRVLDMCTGDMGFTQAKKYDIEVWAPGDDMDDGPDVGGRWLEVSSVSNFEGFQARRAGLRYRPERHESADYLHTLNGSGLAVPRVMVAILEYYQNEDGTVTVPEALRPYMGGQEVIEGSAPIGESAVGSGERD, from the coding sequence ATGTTATCGAGACAGTTCGTCCGGGAGAACCCCGAGACGGTGCGTGACGCCATCGAGCGCAAGGGCGTCACGGGCGTGGACCTCGACGAGGTTCTGGCCATCGACGAAGAGTGGCGCGAACTGAAGGCGAAAGGCGACGGGCTGCGACAGGAACGCAACGAAGTGTCCTCGAAAATCGGGGAGCTGAAACAGGAGGGCGAGGAGGAGGCCGCCCAGGAGGCCATCGAACGGTCCAGCGAGCTGAAAGAGGAGCTACAGCAGGTCGAGGAGCGGGCGGACGAACTCGAATCGCGACTCGAAGACGCGCTACTTGAGATTCCCAACGTCCCACACGAGTCGGTGCCGACGGGCGAGGACGAGAGCGACAACGTCGAGCGCTACCGCGAGGGCTTTGCCGACCTGCGCGACCTGCCCGAGGACGTGGTTCCCCACTACGACCTCGGCGAGGAGCTCGACATCCTCGACTTCGAGCGGGGCGCGAAGGTCAGCGGCGGCGGCTTCCAGTTCGTCAAGGGCGAGGGCGCCCGGTTGGAACACGCGCTGGTCCAGTTCATGCTCGACGTGCACCGCGAGCAGGGGTACTCGGACGTGTTGCCGCCGATTCCCGTCAACTCCGCGTCGATGGAGGGGACCGGCCAGCTCCCGAAGTTCGACGAGGACGCCTACCGCGTCGGCGCCCGCCAGGACGACGACATCGACGAGGACGACCTCTGGCTGCTGCCGACGGCGGAGGTCCCGGTCACCAACATGTACCGCGACGAGATTCTGCTGGACGACGACCTGCCGGTGAAACACCAGGCCTTCTCGCCGAACTTCCGGCGGGAGGCCGGCGAACACGGCACCGAGACCCGCGGCTACGTCCGGGTCCACCAGTTCCACAAGGTCGAACTCGTCAACTTCGTCCGACCCGAGGACAGCTACGACCGCCTGGAGGGGCTGCTCGACGAAGCGAGCGCCGTGCTGGACGAACTCGACCTGCCCTACCGCGTGCTGGACATGTGTACCGGCGACATGGGCTTCACCCAGGCCAAGAAGTACGACATCGAGGTGTGGGCGCCCGGCGACGACATGGACGACGGGCCCGACGTGGGCGGGCGCTGGCTCGAGGTCTCCTCCGTGTCGAATTTCGAGGGGTTCCAGGCCCGGCGGGCCGGCCTGCGCTACCGGCCCGAGCGCCACGAGTCGGCCGACTACCTCCACACGCTCAACGGCTCCGGGCTGGCCGTGCCCCGCGTGATGGTCGCGATTCTGGAGTACTACCAGAACGAGGACGGCACCGTCACCGTCCCGGAGGCGCTCCGGCCCTACATGGGCGGTCAGGAAGTAATCGAGGGGTCGGCGCCAATCGGCGAGAGCGCCGTCGGGTCGGGCGAGCGGGACTAG
- a CDS encoding 50S ribosomal protein L40e, which yields MASFEQASDRILNKQICMRCNARNPQRAQQCRKCGYGNLRPKAKETRSA from the coding sequence ATGGCCAGTTTCGAGCAAGCGTCAGACCGAATCCTGAACAAGCAGATCTGCATGCGATGTAACGCCCGCAACCCACAGCGCGCCCAGCAGTGCCGGAAGTGCGGCTACGGCAACCTCCGTCCGAAGGCCAAAGAGACCCGCTCCGCCTGA
- a CDS encoding redoxin domain-containing protein, giving the protein MLSEGADAPGFELPALVDGEERRVALSEYLGDDAVILAFYPADFNPACDEESCDLDRLDLFTMQKDVRILGISPDSVYSHRAFTAQYDLTVPLLADTDGEVAKRYDVDFVDDIGQSLIERAVAVVGHDGTITYSWSTDDMTELPAVEEITDALAETGGDDTAFARYRVGHAHYTEGRRAFTSAMEAFRQTEWVMAQHDFQQAREEFEAAADRFDTAVRFVDDGSLTPIYEGAHEKATALWQAADWLVQSASAYSSGSGSEGEELRDDAEIPLSTVREYREPPDPDGEWPPEMETLEKDEPDDATVLPTEADDEDAALTVDIDAAAEATDAEATSDETGAEPAPDRRREPGTADGAPTAAADGEPVEDDIDDEELAEIQAELAANHPDSEPSAAEVTEESTAIVEAPPMGDADDETDESDGVPEKSTSIVDPPAGASADEADTASEHGDEPGAAGDTTDGPAPDAGDGRADEATAMESEGPDTDDAPDLSLELAEPDPEPIDADDPPADESEAASDEPSEADGGAGADE; this is encoded by the coding sequence GTGCTTTCCGAGGGGGCGGACGCTCCGGGGTTCGAGCTGCCGGCACTCGTCGACGGCGAGGAGCGACGCGTCGCGCTGTCGGAGTATCTCGGCGACGACGCCGTCATCCTCGCGTTCTACCCGGCCGATTTCAACCCCGCCTGCGACGAGGAGTCCTGTGACCTGGACCGGCTCGACCTCTTTACGATGCAGAAGGACGTACGCATCCTCGGTATCAGTCCGGACTCGGTGTACAGCCACCGGGCCTTCACGGCCCAGTACGACCTCACGGTCCCGCTGCTGGCCGACACGGACGGCGAGGTCGCAAAGCGCTACGACGTCGACTTCGTCGACGACATCGGCCAGTCGCTCATCGAGCGGGCCGTCGCCGTCGTCGGCCACGACGGGACCATCACGTACAGCTGGTCCACCGACGACATGACGGAGCTGCCCGCGGTCGAGGAGATAACGGACGCGCTGGCGGAGACGGGCGGCGACGACACCGCCTTCGCCCGTTATCGGGTCGGCCACGCCCACTACACGGAGGGGCGTCGGGCCTTCACATCGGCGATGGAGGCCTTCCGGCAGACGGAGTGGGTGATGGCCCAGCACGACTTCCAGCAGGCCCGCGAGGAGTTCGAGGCGGCCGCCGACCGGTTCGACACCGCCGTCCGCTTCGTCGACGACGGGTCGCTGACCCCCATCTACGAGGGGGCACACGAGAAGGCCACCGCCCTGTGGCAGGCCGCCGACTGGCTGGTCCAGTCGGCCAGCGCCTACTCCAGCGGCAGCGGCAGCGAGGGCGAGGAGCTACGAGACGACGCCGAGATTCCCCTCTCGACGGTCCGGGAGTACCGGGAACCCCCCGACCCCGACGGCGAGTGGCCCCCCGAGATGGAGACTCTGGAGAAAGACGAGCCCGACGACGCCACCGTCCTGCCGACGGAGGCCGACGACGAGGACGCCGCGCTGACGGTCGACATCGACGCGGCGGCCGAGGCGACCGACGCCGAGGCGACCAGCGACGAGACGGGAGCCGAGCCGGCGCCGGACCGGCGGCGCGAGCCCGGGACCGCCGACGGCGCGCCGACAGCCGCAGCCGACGGCGAGCCGGTCGAGGACGACATCGACGACGAGGAACTGGCCGAGATTCAGGCCGAACTCGCCGCCAACCACCCCGACTCGGAGCCCTCGGCGGCGGAGGTGACCGAGGAGTCGACCGCCATCGTCGAGGCGCCGCCGATGGGCGACGCCGACGACGAGACTGACGAGAGCGACGGCGTCCCCGAGAAATCCACGTCTATCGTGGACCCGCCCGCGGGCGCGTCGGCCGACGAGGCGGATACGGCGTCGGAGCATGGCGACGAGCCCGGGGCGGCCGGCGACACGACTGACGGCCCGGCTCCCGACGCCGGGGACGGCCGCGCCGACGAAGCCACTGCGATGGAGTCCGAGGGGCCGGACACCGACGACGCGCCCGACCTCTCGCTCGAACTGGCCGAGCCCGACCCCGAGCCCATCGACGCTGACGACCCGCCGGCCGACGAGTCGGAGGCGGCGTCGGACGAACCGAGCGAGGCCGACGGGGGAGCCGGCGCCGATGAGTGA
- a CDS encoding MBL fold metallo-hydrolase, translated as MEVHNVTADAETFTCNAYLALGERTTLVDAGAWGGVVDAVRDHTDDLDAVVLTHQHGDHVQELDGVLSAFDAELYAYAEHPRRDRAIDDGDELLVGDETCEVVYTPGHADDHVSLVSANSLFSGDVVVHDDGAFEGGSFGRTDRPGQSREREIESIERLLDRMPDGVEGMYSGHGGVFHGDVRGIVEKALERAQRREPKYPE; from the coding sequence ATGGAGGTCCACAACGTCACCGCCGACGCAGAGACGTTCACCTGTAACGCTTACCTCGCGCTGGGCGAGCGGACCACGCTGGTCGACGCGGGGGCCTGGGGCGGCGTCGTCGACGCCGTCCGCGACCACACCGACGACCTCGACGCGGTCGTCCTGACCCACCAGCACGGCGACCACGTCCAGGAACTCGACGGCGTCCTTTCGGCCTTCGACGCGGAGCTGTACGCCTACGCCGAGCACCCGCGCCGGGACCGCGCTATCGACGACGGCGACGAACTGCTCGTGGGCGACGAGACCTGCGAGGTGGTGTACACGCCCGGCCACGCCGACGACCACGTCTCGCTGGTCTCGGCGAACTCGCTGTTCTCGGGCGACGTGGTGGTCCACGACGACGGCGCCTTCGAGGGCGGGTCCTTCGGCCGGACCGACCGGCCGGGCCAGTCGCGCGAACGCGAGATAGAGAGCATCGAGCGGCTGCTCGACCGGATGCCCGACGGCGTCGAGGGGATGTACTCGGGCCACGGCGGCGTCTTCCACGGCGACGTCCGGGGCATCGTCGAGAAAGCGCTGGAGCGGGCCCAGCGCCGCGAGCCGAAGTACCCCGAGTGA
- a CDS encoding nuclear transport factor 2 family protein, protein MSDPPTAPTAQARAYYRALDEADYDLLAALLAEEFVHDRPDRTIEGRERFVRFMREERPQTDTTHPIDAVFEAEGAGRGPGDHSDRRPDGTVAVRGRLLDADGVPIVGFVDVFAFAAGGIRRVETYTR, encoded by the coding sequence ATGAGTGACCCGCCGACGGCGCCGACCGCCCAGGCCCGGGCGTACTACCGCGCGCTGGACGAGGCCGACTACGACCTGCTCGCGGCCCTGCTCGCCGAGGAGTTCGTCCACGACCGACCCGACCGCACTATCGAGGGCCGGGAGCGGTTCGTCCGGTTCATGCGCGAGGAGCGGCCCCAGACCGACACCACCCACCCCATCGACGCGGTGTTCGAGGCCGAGGGCGCCGGGCGCGGACCGGGCGACCACTCCGACCGACGGCCGGACGGCACCGTCGCAGTGCGCGGGCGCCTGCTCGATGCCGACGGCGTGCCCATCGTCGGCTTCGTCGACGTCTTCGCGTTCGCCGCCGGGGGGATTAGGCGGGTCGAGACCTACACGCGGTGA